A window of Rosa rugosa chromosome 7, drRosRugo1.1, whole genome shotgun sequence genomic DNA:
CttttgaattatattcagcaacagacttgaagtcagcaaagcgcagattgttccattgaaccttcaagtcagggaggagagaatcttggacattgccaaagcgctcttctagcgctacccatagctctcttgcatccttgatcgacatatactccaatctgagtgctttgtccatatgacgtcgcatcaagatgactgcttgagcatgttttgcaggtgttgggatgaacacaagatccgggttaggtgcctggattatgggcaatattccctttgaagtgagatggttctcaacatcggttacccagctatggtactccgagcctgttgagtcaagcatgggaaagtcgagtctaggttcatttgacatcctgaaaataagaagagaagatatattagttttggagctaaacttccacgaaaactaaaataataagatttccgagctatgctaccaagaaatcaatttccaagaatctcttttggattagaccaaacaatgatgtttttaatatggtcacaatttgatgcttacagacgctcttagtccaagcattatgaacactcttagttcatacgaacgctcttagttcgtttaattatgaacactcttagttcatacgaacactcttagttcgttaagcgtgaatccccacaattccgctttgttaaatactcaaaaccatttggcaacatatattccaatatttgcagaaaataaaagaatgtAAAATACATGAAAACAACAACTTTAATTCACAAAAACTTACGTGATGGTTCTTGCCTTGAGgacacgcgcgtgttggagcagacgtgttttttttttctttctgggccgTCTGTTCTTTGGGCTttcctctctctgtttttttttcctcttttttttctttctttctcctttttctgGGCCAGCCGGGTCccttctctttccttttttttttttttgggtcgggtcccttccctttctttttgctttctctttcgcgtcttcttcttctttctttcctttgttcttcttcctcctaatTGCAGGTGGGTGGCTGGGTATCGATCGAGCAAGTGCAGCAACGCTTGAGGTCGGCTAGCCGGTGAGGCAGAGGCTCTAGTGTCCGGCGGTGGCTCTGCGGTGATTGGgaggctgctgctgctgcttggGCTGTTCGCGGCTTGGGCTGCTGGGGGCAGGATGCAGGGAGCGGCAAGAGGGCTGCAGGGAGGTGGCTGCTGATGCTGATGCGGTGGCTGCTGGGCGCATTGGCTACAGGGCGGGCTGCAGGTCGGGCTGCTGGGATCTGCAAGGCGCGGGgctgctggtatgatcgcaagTGTGCTGCACGGGCTGGAGGCCGGTGGAGTTGACGGCAGAgagataagtttttttttttcaaagctagggtttttggtttttcttttcttttaggctagggttagggctcgtgctgataacgtgttgtaagaGAATgtaattgtgtttattattgataataggagccctttaaatagggagttacaaggtacccaaagggtaatagaatccgattacaattgaatacctagaacacattcctattacaactctaaaccctagtttgtagaggcacacattatgtcgacatccttcaacagattttagattattttttaaattaaaaaatgtCATCTTTTAATGAAATCTAGCAAGCAGTATAAAACGACACATTTCAAAAGATCATAAAAAAAAGTCTTTTAAAATTCAACAGAGCATCAAATTTCTTTGCGACCTATTCTCTCGAGAAATAATAGTCATAGCCTCTTCAAAGAAGAAGGGAGGATGACCAAACACAAAATACAACATATAGCAGAAATTAAATCCCTAAAAGCCTGTGGAGCCCAACTCAATTAGACTAATTGAAGCCCAAGACCCGGTTAGATGCCTAGGCCCAATTGATCAACAAACTAGGTTGAAGGGGGATCGTGACAGCCATGTCGCTGTAGCACTCCGGCGCCACCCGACCATGATCACAAGTTCACAACCGCACCTCAAGCAACCAATTCGATTGATCTCACGCCACAAAAAGACGACATCCTCCATCCAGACTatgcctcatcatttagcccgcGGATCAAATGGACCGATAGAGGCCCGCAAGCCCAATGgacaaaagcccggcccggcccgcatAAAACCCTGCAAAGGCCCGCCTCGGCGGGTAGAGGGCCAGGCTTGGTTTAGGTGTTTAAAACTCAGCTCGAcccataggcccggcccgtaaaaaccCTCTAAACTCGGCACATAAAACCCcgtaaattaatatatattgtaTTATTGTATAATATAGTTAATtagatacatacatatacatatacatatatacataatcTTGCTCTGTtaaggaggtccttaacttagcttaaggaatagattttcatattttgacaacttttggatcacatattcacatcttaatcattaagtttttaggtatatatgagtagatcatctctgcagattttcagtcaaattgatgatcgctaaggcatccaaaactgcaatttacacgaacgaacctaatatgtccaacctgaaccattcgtgtaaattgcagttttggatgccttaacgatcatcaatttgactgaaaatttgcagaagtgatctacttatatatacctaaaaactgaacggttaagatgtgaatatgcgatcgaaaattgtcaaaatatggaaattcattccttaaactaaattaaggacctccttagcataGAAGGACTGTAtagatatataattatatatatatatacacacacacacacacatataatatatatatatatatatatagacacacataTATTATGTTACTGATCATGTTCAGTAGCCTTTTTCTCATAAATTCCAAATCCTTCTTTACGTGCAGATTATGTTACTAAGAGTTCTGTAGCATATCTTTTCTCTTACACATATATTATGTTACTGATTATGTTCAGTAGCCTTTTTCTCATAAATTCCAGATTCTTCTTTACATGCAGATAATGTTACTATGAGTTGTAGCATATTttttctcttatatatatatatagacacacggGAAACAAACACTATATGGCAGTGAGAGCTCTGCCGCCGATAAACCCTAGCCGCCCTGGCTTGAGTATTCAAAGATGCTTTGAAGCGTCGACGTCATCACTGGTCGGAGCCTGCTTCGCCGGAATTCAATGTCAAGATCTCTTGACGACTTTCTTTTGGGTTCTCTGTCTTCGATTTCCTTCTGTGTTCGGGGATGCTAATCTTGCAACTGTGAATCATACTCGAGATCGATTACGGCTGGATTGGGGGATTAGACCAAGGGTTCGGAATAAGACGACCCGCGATCACCTGCGATTGGGTCGTCTTCTGGAGACGACAACGGTGGAGGGTGGCGGTGCCGGTTTGATTGGGTTCATTTGGAATCCCACTTGGAGTGCGGCGGAGCCGGTTTGGCTTCTGATGGAGGCGGTGTTGGGTTATGCAGACCTCACTGTGTTCTTGTTTCCCGTTGCTATGATTATAGTCTACTGGCTATGGTGGAACATATGGGCGGTGATTCTAGGAGGTGACACCAAGGACCTGATTCGCCTCTAGGTGCCCCGATTATTTTGGGTAGTTGTGCAGGTGGATTGTCTTTGGACCCTAGTTCAAACCCTGATCTGGGTGATGTCGATGGCAGGAGTTCTCTCCTTGTGATGGATGTTTGATCAGCCAAAGATAATGGCGGGGCCGTCGTCAGGGTGGTCTCCAGCAGAGAAGCTACTTTTGGGCCTTAAGCTTGGGCCTCCATCTGGGTTGGGTGCCCTAGTCAGTTTTGGACTTTTGTTGGGGTCCAGAATGTCTAGTGGGGCGGTTAGCCTTGATGGGCTGTTGGTTCAGCCTAGAGCATGGCAGATAGATTCTGGGCCTGGCCTTTTTGGGTTCGGAGTGACTGGTGGGTTTTTATACCCACCCTCTAgttagttttttcttttaaactTGTCTATTACTATGCGTACTATGTCGTAGTTAATAGGCTcactttgaataagtgagcatgaaatGTTGAATGAATGGTCCTATCGTATGTATCACCGTGGTGTCTACTGCATCACAACTTCTTGTCTATCTGTACATGGtagcggaaggatatgtaatggtcattctggccttACCCTACATTAATGAAATCTCTATACTGTACATTGTCAAAAATATATAGACACACATATTATGTTACTGATTATGTTCAGTAGCCTTTTTCTCATAAATTCCAGATTCTTCTTTACATGCAGATTATGTTACTATGAGTTGTAGCATATAttttctcttatatatatatatatatgcacacacacacacacacacatatattatgTTACTGATTATGTTCAGTAGCCTTTTTCTCATAAATTCCATATTCTTCTTTACGTGCAGATTATGTTACTATGAGTTGTAGCATATCTTttctcttttatatatatatatatatatatatatatatatatactatctatatatatatacacacacacatatattatgTTACTGATTATGTTCAGTAGCCTTTTTCTCATAAATTCCAGATTCTTCTTTACGTGCAGATTATGTTACTATGAGTTGTAGCATATCTTTtctctttcatatatatatatatatatatatatatatatatatatatattatgttacTGATTATGTTCAGTAGCCTTTTTCTCATAAATTCCAGATTCTTCTTTACGTGCAGATTATGTTACTATGAGTTGTAGCATATCTTTtctctttcatatatatatatatatatatatatatatatatatatatatatatatctcatatAAAGGAATTTTCTTTTCCCCTTTTATTCGTCTTCTCTTCCTGCTTTCCCTTTTTCATTTAATATGCTCTGCTGTGTTAGTAATTATAATGTTCAAATAAGGAACGAATCAATATGATTGCAGAGTTAATGACACAAAAAGAAGAAATCTTTATGACAATCACAATCAAAGAAAGTTAATGACTAACTTTGAAATATTACTATCTGTAAATAACGGTTCAAAGAATGTTTCAAAATTAGTATGTATTTTGAAATATTCTAATTAAATTCCAACAATCCATACATCCCAAATTTAATTCAGGTTTTTCTATGACATTGAATACTAACAATCTTCCTAATGGAGTccttaattgtttttttttttttaataaagtcCTTAATTCTTATATAAAAGCAATGTGATGGAACATGGTATTCCATCATaaacgaaagaaaaaaaaagacaactATCTTTGTGAAGAATATGGCAATGCCTTATCACAACTTTTGGTCTATTGCCTTTGTGCTTTTGTTAATTGCAGGTTTCGCCTCAAGCTATAATCCTATAAACTTTCATATTCTACCAAAGGGAGGAGCTGAACCACCATCTAGGCCAAGTGGTGGAGGAAACCGTCATCGTGGTTCTCTTGAATCTCTTCGAATACCAAACGGAGTGCAAGTTCCACCATCCGGACCAAGTCACGGTGCCAGTTCCACCATCCGGCCCACAAGTCACCGACATGACGTTCATCCTTCTTCTCCTCATACGCGGCTCACCTAATTATGAGATTGCATATTTAGTGCAACATTGTCTGAATAATGTTGGTTGGCCAGAATAAAGTTGATTTAGTTAAATAAAGTAGCATGGTGGACTATTGTATACTCATTTTGAATAATGTTGGCTGGCCACAATAACGTTGGTTTAGCTACCCAAAATTATTATTTAGAATCTTTACCTTTTCATAAATTGTCTGGTATTAGTTGTTTATTATTTGCTTCCTATCTAgtaactttgtttttttttgtttttttcctttttcattttccttGATTTCCATGCATGGGTTGAAGATAACATGCACAAACTCTAATTTTCTCAAGTGTTTGGAATGATATTTCACAAAGACAAAAATGATGGAATGATATCAGATTAGACATGGATCTATATTTGAAGGTTGACTTTTCTAATATAAAGCCGAGCATGGAGAGAAATTTTATATTCACTCCCTTAATTACTTAATGCAGGCCAGTtccttacattttttttttctcatttttttcatcaaacttGCATATATGTCATTCCTCATTGAATAAAGAAATGAGAAAAAATGCACCTGGGCCTAAGGGCGGACCAGGCTGATGGGATCTAGCCTTATAGCTAGGTTTACTTGTAATGAACAGTTGATATTGAAACCCAAGCAAATTATATAGTTCTAGCAGAGAATCCAGATATAGATATTAGAAAGTTAGGTTTCCCCTAATTCCTAGAGGAATAAACAGAGCGAAAAGTTTCTATTTCACTCTCTCCGATTTCAATTCCCTCCTTCCGATTCCGCAAATGGCACACTTTTCGTTCCAAAGAGGAGACCAGGTCGAAGTCTGCAGCAAACTCGAAGGCTTTCTGGGTTCGTACTACGAGGCCACCGTCGTCGCAAACATGGGCACCAACTATGTGATCCAGTACAACAACCTGGTCGAGGAGTTCAACGACTCTGTGCCGCTGAAAGAGACCGTCAAGGCGGCGGAGGTCCGGCCACTGCCGCCGGAAATCAGGGAGGCTAATGCTGTGTTTCATGTGGGTGATAGGATCGATGCTTACGATCTTGATGGGTGGTGGGTCGGTACGATTTCGTCGGAGGAAAATGGTTCTGGGCATCAGTCTGTGTTTTTCGAGACTACTGGGCAAGAGCTTGATTACCCAGTTTCGAAGCTGAGGGTTCATCAAGATTGGCGCAATGGCAAATGGGTGTCGTCCAAGAAGACCAAGAGGAGTGCTGTGCGATGAAGCTGTGTCGTTTTGGGCTTCCGATTTGTTCTGATCTTGTTAGCTTTAGTACGTTTTGTTTCAGACCAAGAAACATATTAGCCgatctggttttttttttttttttttttttttttttttctgaaaggaTCTGGTTCTTGTATTGTAAAggtgttcctttttttttttttttggtgaataatTGTAAAGGTGTGTTCTTGTATTGTATTGAATGCATTATAAGCTTTTTTCAATGCACTGTCTTAATTTTGTTATGGTTTCCGGTTTCACTtgcaatataatttttttttttttttttttttgctacgtTCATGAATCATGATCGAGTTTATTTTGGCTAGAAGAAAATCAGGgcaaaaaacagagagaaaatcATAAAATGATGGGGTGGCGAATATCAGCATCATCCTCACCATCAAATTATCAAGCAGAAATGGAAAACCCCATCAGTCCAACACACTTCTCTATTCAGGAACAAAAGTGACATTATGGTTGTACAGAGTCAAGCATCACTTTCTTTTGGAGAGATTCGAGTTTCACAAAGCCAAGGGAAACATGATTTTTCAATGTCTGCACGCCACACATTCTGACTTACAATTTTTCTACAAAATTCAAGTTAAGTTGAATAACAAAATCTATCCTGATTCAATCATAGAAATACAACAATTTAGTTGAAAGTAATTACAGGGGAACAGATCCGTAAAAAACTACTTCGGCTGGGCCAGTCATGTAAATATGATTGTCCTCCTCTCTCCACTCGATTTGCAATGGTCCTCCGGGTAAATCAACCGTGCAATTCTGTTACCAAAACAGAAGCATTAACAGATGAGCATACAGGAATGCAGGTAACAGAAACTACAGTAATGATGAGGTTAAGTGGACACCATTTATAGCATTCAACAGCAGAACAGCAGTCAAAAGATGGGAGTTTTACAATAGAACATCCACTTCTTCACAACTTATACCCAAACTGGAAGTTGatgagaaggtgtttatatgtTTTCTGTGGTctttagaaaagaaaatgatgcaTGATGAACTTGACCACATTTTGTTACAGCATTATTGGGCGATTGTTTACAAACTAATTTGAAGGCCACACGTATCACACTATCCACGCTGCCTTCCTTGGCATAGAGGGATCATGGAAGAGATATCAACCTCACACAAGTGAGGTTTATATCTAAGAAAACTGGTAATGTAGTTACATTACTCTATAATGAAATGATGTTAAAAACGCTAGAGCACATGTAagaaatttatttccatgtaAAATATATCAGTATTAAAACGTTACTCTTCTACGGAAGAGCCCAACACATACCCGCGCAGCACGACCCTCAAGAACTGCTGCTACAACTACAGCACAAGCACCAGTTCCACAAGCCAGTGTTGCTCCTACAATTAAAAGTGATTAAGCTTCTCACAAAAACAAAGGACTTGTATCAGATCACACTCTACTTAAATTTTCTTTAGCTTGCAAAAGAACTAACCTGCACCACGCTCCCAGACTCGCATTTTGAGGTGTGAAGGAGTGAAAACTTGCACAAATTCTGCCAATCACAATCCAATGAAACATGTGAATACAAAACCATTATAATGAACAATGGCAAACAGATTGAGATTCACAAGACAGGAACAAAGAATCTATGAAAGCCAATAAGAAACAAACATTTAGAGTGCACTAGAATATATAATGACATATAATCAGGTAAGTAGGTAACTGTGTTTCCCACCCTGCTAAAGAAAGAGCGAAGAATCTGAAGATATGTGTCATATGAGAATAACAACATGGCATGAGTTTATTTTATAACTTTGAGACATTTAGATCAGAAAGTGCAAATGCTCAGTAgttttttagctgtttaccAAAAACCAACCTTGTAAACTGAAAGAAAGGGTTCACACAATTGAAACAATACTATCTTCCTGATGTATTCACAAAATCTTAAAGCACAATCCAACAAGTCATAATGAGACCAGGAGTTTCATAtggttcaaaacttcaaattaaTGCATTCTCAATCTTCTATCACTGTCATAAGGCATTAATAATGAATACATATAAAtatgtctgtgtgtgtgtgtgtatgcaAGAATCTGTAGCATCACAATAATAAAGTAAACAATAATCGAttccaaattttcaatcaaaagcATAACCACATAGTAAATAAACTCTGACCTGTGTTAGTTCTTGCTGGAAACACCTCATGGTGCTCAAATTTTGGACCAATTTCAGCTAAATTCAATTCATCAACCTGCAAATTCTGTCCCATTGCACCCAAAAGTAAAGAAGTTACAGTCAGCAATGATGGAGTTGGCAAGAAACAGTACTTAGCTTATGCAAGTTAAGCTTTGAGACTTTCCTaaaagacaaagaaaacaaCCAAAATACACATCAAGGTCAAGAAGCATAACAGCTGCTTATAACTCTTTTTCTCCATTTTAAAGTTTCATTCATAAGAAACTAATATAAACCTAATCAAACAGAAGTATCCTCTTGGATAAGTGATATCTTGACTACTACCAAATCACTTGTGTCAAAATACATTTAAGAGAAAATAATCAGAAGGTATGTTAAGAGAAAACTCAGCACGCAGGCCATAGAAGTGAATTGTAAAGTCTGAAATTATACTACTAATAGTTACCTGGCCTCCTTCTGTACCAAAAGTTATACAATGAGGATTTCCCATACTGACACAAGTTACATTCCAGGTTACTCCATCAACATCCAAACCTGCCTTAACAACAGAATGATCTTTGTTTGGAGGTAATTTAGTGGGTACATCTGATGCCTTAAGAATTGGCTCCCCCATATCAACTCTAACCTGTAATAAAGATACACAATGTCATCTAAAGTGAAGAATATGCAACAGTGGAAGCATGACAAGGCAACAGGAGCAGGAGTTTGAGCATTGTATTGATACTTTCAAAGTTGCATACTTTGTGATCATTTCATGTTTGTTGGGTTAATCGCGTCTTAACCTCAATTAGTTTACTTCAACTGAAATATAGGGTAACAAGAACATACCTTCCCATCATCCACAATTTCTGGAACAATTAGACCAGCACCAGTATGTACTGTAAAGCTGCAAGGATTTACACATACGACTAGTGTTTAGAAAGTCCGAACAAGTAGTGTACATGGAATAAGACTCATTAGCATATGCAAATGAAAACTAACACAGTATAAAACCATGTACAGTTAACcgaaaattaaaaatagaattTGGTTTCATCTCAATCCCATACCGTTGGTTCCCATGTAGATTCTCAAGCTCTGTGATGAATCTCGCAAAGCACCGGACTCCATTACCACACATCTACATGATAAGATTCAACATCAAACTCTCTAAAACACAGAAATACTGCTCATATACACACTTGCACACATATAATGCAATGCAGCTATCCTGCCTAAATCATCAAGTGATAAGATTTACTGTAAAATGTGATTCACCTCCGGCTCGCTCCCATCGGAATTGAAAATCCTCATGGTATAATCAGTGCCATTGATGCCAGGAAGCGCGAAGATGACTCCATCGGCGCCAATCCCGAAGTTCCGATCACATAGCCTCACCGCTTGCTCCGGAGTAACTTTAGGCTCCGAAGAATCCCTATTATCAACCTATCACACACAAAAACCaagaatcaaaaccaaactaACTAACCCTAACTTTTCCCTAGCTCATTCAAATTTCAACGATTTCAATTTCTTCCAAAAGCAGCAGAGAAATCAAATACCAGGATGAAGTCGTTGCCGAGGCCGTGGTACTTGACGAAGTGAAGGATTCCGGCCTCTCTCCGGTCCAGAAAAGACGCCGGCGACGCCTTTTCGGCTGCTTCGACGCTCATTGAAGACGCCGCCGCCGCCACGAGGCGTAAACGAGGGCTAACGGTTTTTCTGAGAGAGTTGAATTGGAGAATAGGAGAAGGAGACGATTGATGAGGAAGGAAGGAGGTGAGTGATCGGCGAGTTGGGGATGTGAGAGGCACCGAAATGGCGGCGGCTATGGCCATGATTTTGAGTGAGTTTCCCTCTCTCAAACAAACCCGGCGGCTATTGTTGTTAGTGCTATTTGTCTCAGCGCCACTGTGCCGTTGGTGGCAAAATACACTTTTTTTTCACCTGAACAATTTACCATGGTGAGTGGGATGAGTCATAGTTCCCTATTAGGAATGACTAACAcgggaatatattgttgtaactacttaccttatatatgttgtgtagtacagtagtacacaatagttgtagtacgattgtaatatgtttatatacaccacatAATGGGTGTAATAAAATATctgaaaattcattctctcaatctcattatatttgacttggtatcagagcatagatCTGAGAAGACTTTGTCTCTTGTTTTTTCAGTTCGAGGAATTAATTCAAAAACCCTATTGTTAGGGTTATTGTCCTCTTAGACGGCGTTACTTTCTCGTCGTTATCTGTCACACATTGACATCCATCCAAGAACGACCAACCAAAACGCCGTCTTCTTCTTAGACTTCGACGTTGCCAAACAAGCCTTCTCCATCCCACGACCAGACCGGCTTCATCTGCCTCTGTTCAGATCGCCTTCGTCTTCCTAAGTTCAGTCTCAACAGCTGGCTTTGGGCACCAGAGAACTTCTCCAGATCTTTTTCCTCCACTGCACCGTCCGGTCACCTGCTCCAGTTTCCGGCGTTGCTTCAGTCTCCAGTCGGCCCAGACGCAGTTGCTGCTCCAGTTTCCGGCGTTGCGTCAGTCTCCAGTCGGCCCAGACGCAGTCGCTCAATTCATACCAGAACGTGAGTTGCTCCAGTTCACCGCGTCAAACCAGATCGCCGTCGCTTTCTGTCAGAACAACCAACTTCGTCGCTGCCCAATCCGCTCATTCCTTGAATCTCCGACGTCAGTTCTTGTTCCCAGCGTCATCTCTTGATCACGCACCAGACCGGTGTCAGCTCTTGATTACTGTTTTTGTCCAGATAGGCGTCGGTTTCATCTGTTCAAGATCGACGTCGTCCAAGCAACAAGTCAACCCTACAACAGGTCAACCCATGCAACAGGTCAACCCTACAACAggtctccaaaaaaaaaaaaaaaaattggagtcGCCTGTTCTTCTTATTTCCGTTGCGTAGCTTGAGATTTGTGTGTTTTTTCTctattgtattattgcaatgggTGGTGATGATAGTAAAGGTCAGAATTCCAAGGTCAATGATGTCCAGAAGGTTGAGGTGTCTGTGCGAAGTTCAGATGGAGGTTCTTTTGGGGATTGTGGTAAGatggtatggctttaaaggtttctaactttgttggttctgatacatggattattgattctggtgcctccgATCTTATGACTTATGATAAATCGTATTTTACTGACttgtcttccccaccagtgtcctatgtcactaatgccaatggtgaggcttttcctgtgttagggtcCGGGTCAGTGCGTATTACTCCCACTTTAGagcttcataatgtgt
This region includes:
- the LOC133722834 gene encoding protein AGENET DOMAIN (AGD)-CONTAINING P1-like: MAHFSFQRGDQVEVCSKLEGFLGSYYEATVVANMGTNYVIQYNNLVEEFNDSVPLKETVKAAEVRPLPPEIREANAVFHVGDRIDAYDLDGWWVGTISSEENGSGHQSVFFETTGQELDYPVSKLRVHQDWRNGKWVSSKKTKRSAVR
- the LOC133721708 gene encoding diaminopimelate epimerase, chloroplastic, whose amino-acid sequence is MAIAAAISVPLTSPTRRSLTSFLPHQSSPSPILQFNSLRKTVSPRLRLVAAAASSMSVEAAEKASPASFLDRREAGILHFVKYHGLGNDFILVDNRDSSEPKVTPEQAVRLCDRNFGIGADGVIFALPGINGTDYTMRIFNSDGSEPEMCGNGVRCFARFITELENLHGNQRFTVHTGAGLIVPEIVDDGKVRVDMGEPILKASDVPTKLPPNKDHSVVKAGLDVDGVTWNVTCVSMGNPHCITFGTEGGQNLQVDELNLAEIGPKFEHHEVFPARTNTEFVQVFTPSHLKMRVWERGAGATLACGTGACAVVVAAVLEGRAARNCTVDLPGGPLQIEWREEDNHIYMTGPAEVVFYGSVPL